A genomic window from Hypomesus transpacificus isolate Combined female chromosome 15, fHypTra1, whole genome shotgun sequence includes:
- the LOC124478278 gene encoding apolipoprotein A-I-2-like isoform X3 codes for MKFLALTLTILLATGIQARTLQADEAAPSQLEHVKVVKAGMTLAKESMKMVLKPLDNTKYKEYNDKLSQILDNLQEYYLTTYESYFKAFLGDQLLDATTTLSRQITTKVEELRKQLEPKQAELTAVLEKNMEDYRQKMEPLVQEYVLKQREEMDALRAKTEPILVSLREKTEPILNEMRAKVSSMVEDTKAVLVPMVESVRAKLDERIDELRTKAAPETEEYKKNLSRLVEELKRQIDRYSEDFKGRMKITSHDLFHPVDTPIKLMALYESIKSLTTK; via the exons ATGAAATTCTTGGCTCTCACTCTCACCATCCTGCTGGCCACAG gtatCCAGGCCCGTACTCTGCAGGCTGATGAGGCTGCGCCTTCTCAGCTGGAACATGTGAAGGTGGTGAAGGCTGGCATGACTCTTGCAAAGGAGTCCATGAAGATGGTCCTCAAACCTCTGGACAACACAAAGTACAAGGAGTACAA CGACAAGCTATCCCAGATTCTGGACAACTTGCAGGAGTACTACCTGACCACCTATGAGTCCTACTTTAAAGCATTCTTGGGTGACCAGCTGCTGGATGCCACCACCACTCTCAGCAGACAGATCACGACCAAGGTTGAGGAGCTGCGCAAGCAGCTGGAGCCCAAGCAAGCTGAGTTGACGGCCGTCCTGGAGAAGAACATGGAAGACTACCGCCAGAAGATGGAGCCCCTGGTCCAGGAGTACGTcctcaaacagagagaggagatggacgCCCTGAGGGCCAAGACGGAGCCCATCCTGGTTTCCCTGAGGGAAAAGACGGAGCCCATCCTGAACGAGATGAGGGCCAAGGTGAGCTCCATGGTGGAGGACACCAAGGCCGTGCTGGTGCCCATGGTGGAGTCTGTCCGTGCCAAGCTGGACGAGCGCATCGATGAACTGAGGACGAAGGCTGCCCCTGAAACTGAAGAGTACAAGAAGAACCTTTCCAGGTTGGTGGAAGAGTTAAAAAGGCAGATTGATCGCTACAGCGAGGACTTCAAGGGACGGATGAAGATTACAAGCCATGA